In the genome of Cyanobacteriota bacterium, the window ATTTCGGCTCGATCGACAACGACCCCCCCGCTGCTATGCGTTATACCGAAACCCGCTTAGCTGCCATTAGCCATGAAGCCCTACTTAGTGAGATTGGCGAAGCAACGGTAGACTTTATTCCCAACTTTGACAACTCTCAACAAGAGCCAGTGGTACTGCCAGCCCAATTGCCATTTTTGCTGTTGAATGGCAGTTCAGGGATTGCCGTAGGTATGGCCACCAATGTGCCGCCCCACAATTTAGCAGAAGTAGTAGATGGGTTGATTGCCCTCATCGATCGTCCCTCTCTACCCGACGCAGAACTATTTCAGTTAATTCCTGCGCCTGATTTTCCAACAGGGGGAGAAATTGTGAGCTTGACTGGGGTGTGGGATGCCTACCGCACTGGACGGGGGAGCATTGTGGTGCGGGGCATTACCAACTTGGAACAGGTGCAGGGTGCTAAGGGACGACGGCGGGACGCGATCGTGGTTTCTGAGTTACCCTACCAAGTCAACAAAGCTAGTTGGATTGAGAAAGTCGCCGAGCTAGTGAATCAAGGCAAAATCGAGGGCATTGCGGATATTCGAGACGAGAGCGATCGGGATGGAATGCGGGTGGTCATTGACCTTAAGCGTGAGAGTGACCCCGATAAAATCCTTGAAAAACTGTATAAACTAACAGCTTTGCAGTCTACCTTTGGGGCAATTTTCTTGGCCTTAGTGGATGGTGTGCCTCGCCAGTTGTCCCTGCGAGAGTCACTCCAAGCCTTCCTTAGGTTCCGAGAGACCACCCTCAACCGCCGCTATCGCCATGAGCGCGACCAAGCCAGCGATCGACTCCACATTGTCGAAGGTTTGTTGACCGCACTGGACAATCTAGATGCTGTGATTGACTTGTTGCGCCAAGCTCCCGATGGCAGCACTGCTGAAGCCCAACTGCAAAGTCGCTTTAACCTAAGTGAACGGCAGGCTAGCGCTATCTTAGGAATGCCCCTGCGCCGCTTAACGGGCTTGGAACGACAGAAACTTTATACAGAGAGGGACGAACTCACCCAACGGATGCAAGAGTTGGATAAGTTACTCAACGATCGTCGTGAACTGCTTAAGGCGATGAAAAAGGATTTGCGTACTCTGAAACGCAAGTACGGCGATCCCCGGCGCACTCGCCTTCCCCAGGGTGAGGCAGCGATGTATCAAGAACCGTCTCCTGAGGAACCCAGTCCCAACCAGCAAGAGCCAGAAACCAGTACTCAGGAGCTAGCTGCCAACGATCAGCATTCAATACCACCTACCCTGCCTGTGCCTGACGAGGCTCCAACCAATTCAGACCCAACCCCAATACCCATGACTCTCACCCATGG includes:
- a CDS encoding DNA topoisomerase, with the protein product MRYTETRLAAISHEALLSEIGEATVDFIPNFDNSQQEPVVLPAQLPFLLLNGSSGIAVGMATNVPPHNLAEVVDGLIALIDRPSLPDAELFQLIPAPDFPTGGEIVSLTGVWDAYRTGRGSIVVRGITNLEQVQGAKGRRRDAIVVSELPYQVNKASWIEKVAELVNQGKIEGIADIRDESDRDGMRVVIDLKRESDPDKILEKLYKLTALQSTFGAIFLALVDGVPRQLSLRESLQAFLRFRETTLNRRYRHERDQASDRLHIVEGLLTALDNLDAVIDLLRQAPDGSTAEAQLQSRFNLSERQASAILGMPLRRLTGLERQKLYTERDELTQRMQELDKLLNDRRELLKAMKKDLRTLKRKYGDPRRTRLPQGEAAMYQEPSPEEPSPNQQEPETSTQELAANDQHSIPPTLPVPDEAPTNSDPTPIPMTLTHGGTGQAVTADPSTADAASSTVSAMAVPPTLEPVPSMSDAEDVLWACSIEPGQPARVSTPLPPPPESSPARLVTLDAEPETVLEFTHQGYVRRWSPKLYEQIHPSSALVADGAVVLPIVPEPNLSPLENWVIQAQLVNTQNTLWVVVSDGKLYPLPVSTIPLTSAATSQGRSLLTLLPGSAASADNTVVLSIMPPTADSPQPDLVLVSHQGRIKRMPLTEVAEVSGRGLMVMKLRENDRLAYATLLQPREHVILATSTGRILHLT